The Fusobacterium necrophorum subsp. necrophorum genome includes the window TTGCAGGAGCAAATTTTGACTCAGCTCTTTTAAAAGTATTTTTTGATTATACAAACTTTTCTTCTGGTAATGGAGGAAAAACAGCTAGAGTAGAAGGAGATATAACAATAGATTCTATAAGGGGAAATATTGTAGACTCTGATACTACAGCAAGGCCATGGAATAATCAAGCCTTTCTTGTAGGAGGGTCGAGAGTAGCTACCTTAGATAATGCTACAAAAAATGGGGCTACTATTGTAAATGTAGGTACTGTAAATTTAGTAGGACCTTTAGTTGTAGGATACGAAATACAAAATGATGATGTAGGAAGAAAGAAAAGAGAAATTAGAAATGAGGGAACAATTACTGATAAAGCAGAAGAAGGATATAGAGGAATAGAAGGGTTAGGAGGATTAAAAGTTGAAAATGACCCAACCAATCCTCCTACCAATCCGAATGAATTGGAATTAGAGTTATTCCTTGCTCCGAACTTAGGAGGAAATCTAACAGGAGTTTTTAATCAGCCTGGAACTGGAATAAATTTAAAAAGAACAAAAGATATTCATAATTCTGATGGAACGGTAACTAAGGGAGGATATCTAGGATATAAAATAGGATTAATTTTAACTCATGAATATGATGATCCATCCCCAAGTGAGGACTTATATAAATTAGCTAATGCCAGTGGAGGAAAGATTTCTTTTACAGGAAAAAATTCTATAGGAATTCAAGTGTTTGCTCCACCCAAATCATCTCCAAATACAAAAATAGAGGTTGAGAATGCAGGAAATATGAACTTAGCAGGAACCGGAAGTTATGGATTAAAAGTATCTTCTCGTATTTTACCGGAATCTAAAATAGAAAATAAATCTGGAGGAAAAATCATTATTTCGGGAGGAAATGGACAGGAAAATTCTCTTTCTTCTGGAATTGCAATTATTGAAGATAAAGTTATGAGTACTAACAAATCTATTCGAGCCTACAAAGATATGATAATAAATAAAGGAACCATTAATGTATCTGGTGGACAAGGGAATACAGGAATGGTTTTAATAACAAAAGCGAATGATAACATTACGAATGATACAACAGGAACAATAAATGTGACTAGAACTAAAAATATAGGAATGAGAGTAGATTTAGGAACTGTCAATACAGATGATACAGGTTCATTGACTCCGGAAGCAATCAATAAAGGAACAATAAATATAACTGCTGGGGATCAAAATATAGGGATGGTTGCTAATAAAAAAGATATATCAGGAAATAAAGCTGTAGCAATGAATACAAATTCAATAAGATTTTTTGGGGAAGCTTCAAAAGCAATAGGAATGTTTGCCTCTAGTGGTGGAGAAATCGTTAATAATAAAGATATAAAATATGATACAACTGATCTTTTAGAAACTATAGGAGTGGTTGTTAATGATAAAGATTCAATAGGAAAAAATACAGGAGATATATCATTAAATGGAACAAGAGTAACAGGAGTATATAATAGGGGTAGTTTTGAAATGACAGATGGTTCAATCACAACTTCTGGAGCAAAGTCAATATCTCTATATTCTTCAGGAGTGAATTCTAAAACAGAAATAAAAAATGGGAAAATAAGAGCTGAAGGAGGAGCTTTAGGACTTTTTGCAGATAACAATGCAACTGTTCAACTTGGAGATAGTGCAGATGTTAATAAAAAAGTTGTTTTAGAAGCTGATGGAGCAGGAACATTATTATTTTATAACTATACTAAGTCAGGAACTACATATACTTCTGATGGTAAATTTAAAATAAATAATGAAAATGTTGTAACAGGAAAATTGATAAATGGAGCTACCGCTTTCTACTTTAAAGATACTACACCGGGAAAAGGATCTGGCCAAACATCAGATAAACTAAATGCAATGTTTAATGGAAGTAACAATAATAAAATTAAACTAGAATTAGATGATAAATCAACTTTATTTGTACTAGATAATACCAATCCAAACACAGATTATATTCCATTAAGCAGTGTCGATATTAATAGTATCAATGATTTTTTAGGAAAGAATGTAGAGATTAATACTAGTTTGAGTAGTAGAAATTTCAAAGCTTACAAAGCAACAAAAGCTTCTTTATCCATAAATAGTGACATCGATCTAGATAATCATTCTAGTACTACCATTGATAAATACTACAGAGTGGATTTCATGAATTCCAATGTTAGAGTAGAAACAGGTAAAAAAATTACAGGAAGTGATAGTTCTATTCGTGATATAGCAATTGCTCAGGCTAATTTTGATAGTGCAACAAGGAATGATTCTGTAAAAGTGACTAATAAAGGAAATATTGAATTTTCTAAAAAAGGAGCCACTGGAATTGTTGTAGACTATGCACAAGGAATCAATGAAGGAACTATTAAAATGGATGCTGCAAATAGTACAGGAGAAAATAGTATTGCAATGTTTGGAGCTTCAGGTTCCAAATTAGAAAATACCACTAATGGAACAATTGAGCTGGGAACGAATGGAGTCGGAATTTGGGGAGCAAACAAAATAAGTTCTTCAATTTTAACTTGGAGTAAAAATATAGATATTGCAAATGCAGGTAAAATAAAAGGAATCAACGGAAAGTCAGGAATATTTGGAATTTATGCAAATAATGATATAACAACTCATTCAGGTGCTACCTCAATACTAAGTCATTCTGGAACAATTGATTTGTCACAAAATATAAAAAGTACTGGAATATTTATGAAAAATGGTATTTTAACTTCAACGGGAAATATATTTGTCAAAGAAGCTAGTGTTGCAGTAAATGCTACAGATTCTACAGTAAATGTAAGCGGTGGAACTTATATAGTAGGAAAAGAATCTCTAGGTTTTAAATTGACAGCAACATCAAGTGGAACTCTTCCTGTATTTAATGGAATTGGTGGAAATATTAACATGACAGAATCAGGTTCTGTAGCTTATCTACTTGAAGGAGGAACTTATAATTCAGGTTTAGGAAATAATTTTATAGATAATCTGGCATTGACGTCTACAAATGGATATACATATATCAATGTTAAGAATGCTACATTAAATTATAGAAATACAAAAGCAATTAATAATGATGAAACCATTTTTGTAAACTCAAATACTACTATACTAGAATTAATGAATGGAACGAATCTATCTTCTACAAAACAGAAAGTAACGGGAATCTATGCCACAAATGGAGGCTCAGTAGATAATGCTGGAAAAATTACACTGATAGGAGATAATTCCTCTGCAATGTATGCTACTAAAGATACAATAACAAATGTATCAACTAGTTTGAAAAATAAAAATACAGGAAATATTGAGGTAGGGAAAAATGGTTCTGCAATGTATGCTATAGGTAGTAATGCTGAAAATGAAGGAATGATGACCGTAGGATCAGGTTCCGTGGGAATGCGTACTGAAGGAGGAATATTGCAGAATAAGCTGAGTGGTTCTATAAGCAGTACAGGGGTAAAAGTACTTGGAATGTCTCAAAGTACAGGGGGAAATATAACAAATGAAGGGGTTATTACATTAACGGGAGATCAGTCTATTGGAATGCAATCTGAAAAGGCAACCATCTCTGGTCATGAAATAAAAAACACCGGAAGTATAACAGTAGGAGATTCTTCTTCTGCAACAACTCCAAGTATTGGGATATATTCTGCAAATGATATCAATAGCAAAATAATTAATTCTAAAAAAGTAATTGCTGGAAATAAATCCATAGGAATTTATGGAAAAGAAATAGAATTGGGAGCAAATTCGGAAACATCAGCTGGAGATGCTGGAATAGCTGTTTATTCTAATAAAGGATTAGTTACTATTCAAAATGTCGCAAAATTAAAAATAGGAAAAAGTTTAGGGGAAAATCAGGAAGGGGTAGCAGTTTATCTTGCAGGAGATGCTCAAAATCTTGAGAGTAAAACCTCTACAGTAACAATAGGAAATGGGTCTTTTGGATATGTAATGACGGGACAAGGAAATACTATTACGACAGGGCTCTTAGGAAATACAGAGGTTATTAGCTTAGGGAAAGATTCTATGTTTCTCTATTCAGCGGATAAAACGGGTTCTATCACTAACTACAATCATTTAAAATCAATAGGAGATAAAAACTATGGACTTTATGTTTCAGGAGCTGCAGAAAACAAAGGAAATATTGATTTTTCTGTTGGAATAGGAAATGTAGGGATATATAGTTATCTTAAAGGAGCAATCGCTGGAACAAAACCAGGATTGGTTCAAAACTACGGAGAAATAAAAGTATCGAAATCGGATATCTCCGATCCTAATCATAGAAAATATGGAATCGGAATGGCAGCAGGATTTACAGAAGAAGAGCCTATTGGTTCTGGAACAAAAGTATTAAGAGGAACAGGAAATATCAAAAATGAAGTAGGTGGAGTCATCAAAGTTACTGATGAAAACAGTATAGGAATGTATGCAACAGGAAAAGGCTCTGTTGCAGAGAATGCTGGAAGAATTGAATTAAGTGGAAATAACAGAAATATTGGAATGTTTATAGAAGAAGGTGCAGAAGGAATTAATACGGGGACAATAACAACAGTAGGTTCTGGAAACAAAAAACAAATAGGTATTGCAGTGATGTCTGGAGGTATTCTTGATAACCGTGGAAATATCCATATAGATGCTGAAGATGGATATGGAATCCTTTTGGCGGGAGCTATTATTAAAAACTATGGAACGTTTGAAATAACTCCTGAAAAATATGCAGAGGACAAAGCAGGAGTAGAGAATGTATTAAATTTCAATCAGATAACAGCAGGAAGTGGAGCTCAAAAATTAAAGATAATTGGTGCTACTGACATGACAAAAGAAATGGGTGACATGGGCTTAGATAAAATAAAGATAGATGCCCCTGCAGGAATCGCAAATGCAACGATCACCGTAAATGGAGTAGTACAAAAACCTGTTATCGCAGATGTTCAGGCAATTCCTAACAGAGTTCCTAATAAGATTCCTACTTCATCAGTAGGAATGTATGTAGATACTTCTGGAATAAATTATACAAAACCTATTACAAATATTGGAAAATTAGTAGGATTAACAGAAGCTGATTTAATAATAGGGACAGAAGCCACTAACTATACGAATGGTAAATATATTCAATTAAGCCAGGAAATGATAGAACCATATAATGATATGATAAGAACCTCTGGAATAGAAAAATGGTCCATCTATTCTGGTGCATTAACTTGGATGGCATCCATCACACAACTACCAGATTTTAGCATAAGAAATGCATATCTTGCAAAAATTCCTTATACAGTATTTGCAAATGATAAGAATACAACAAGAGATATCTACAATTTTGCAGATGGATTGGAACAAAGATATGGAGTGGAAAAAATAGGAGCAAGAGAAAATCAACTATTCCAAAAACTGAATCGTATAGGAAACAATGAAGAAATCTTGTTACATCAAGCCTATGACGAAATGATGGGACACCAATATGCCAATGTACAACAAAGAATCCAAGCAACCAGTTCTATCTTAGATAAAGAATTGAAATATCTCAAGAAAGAATGGGATACCAAGTCAAAAGATTCCAATAAGATCAAAGCTTTTGGAATGCAAGGGGAATACAAAACAAATACTGCCGGAGTCATGGATTATAGCTCGCATGCACAAGGAGTTGCTTACTTACATGAAAAGGAAACGGTGCAACTTGGGAATACCACCGGTTGGTATGCAGGTTTGATTCATCATGAATTTAAGTTCAAAGACATTGGAAAATCGAAAGAAGAAATGCTACAAGCAAAATGGGGAGTCTTCAAATCGACTGCTTTTGATCATAACAATAGTTTGAACTGGACCATATCTGGAGAAATGTTTGTAGGAAGAAACCGAATGCATCGTAGATATTTGGTAGTGGATGAGATCTTCCATGCCAAATCAAGATACTGGACTTATGGACTTGCGCTAACAAATGAAGTCAGCAAGACATTTAGAACCAGTGAATCTACTTTTGTAAAACCATATGGAGAATTGAAAGTAGAGTATGGAAGATTCCAAAAGATCAAAGAAAAGAACGGAGAAGTGAGACTGGAAGTGAAAGCGAATGATTACTATTCCGTAAAACCGGAAATTGGAGTGGAAGCAGGATACAAACATGATTTAAGCACAAGAGGAGCTTTGACAGCAAGAGTAGGAGTTTCTTATAGCAATGAATTAGGACGAGTTGCAAAGGGAAAGAACCAAGCAAGAGTAGCCTATACAAATGCGGACTGGTTTCATATCCGAGGAGAAAAAGAAGATCGAAGAGGAAGTCTAAGTACGGATTTAAATCTTGGATTGGAGAATGAAAGATATGGAATTACAGCAAATATCGGATATGATAGCAAAGGAAAGAATAAGAGAGCAGGTTTAGGACTAAGAGTTATTTTTTAATGAGATAAATCATATTATAATGGGAAAGTATATAGGAATGTAAATATACTTTTCCTTTTTTTGTATCTGAATAAAAAAATGTTTAAAAACATAAAAAATATTTGATTTTGAAAGAAAAAAATAATATAATATTAAAAAACTTAATAAAACAAATTTTAATGTAGGAATACAAGAGGAGAAGTATGAAAAAGATAGAAATATTTCTTTTTTTAGTCATTTCTGTTTTAGCTTTTTCAAATTCTTTTGATGAACAGGAAGAGAAGAGAACGATTCTAAGGCAAGAACAAAGGCTGGAACAAGAAAGGGCTCAAAAGGAATTTGAAAAAAGAGAAAAAAATGTGAATCAGTTTAAGGCAGAAAGCACAGATCGGAAAGAAAGTGTTGGAGATGAAATGAAATTTCATATATCCAAAATAAATTTGGAAGATAATGAGAACTTATTCCATGAAATAGAGAAAGAAAATATATTAAAAAAATATTTACATAGGGATTTAGGAAGCACAGAGATAACAAATTTAATTACAGAATTGACAAATAGATTAATAGCAAAAGGATATATTACTTCCCTTGCAACGATTTCAGAAAATAATGATGTAAGAACAAAAACTTTAAATTTAAAGATCATTCCAGGAAAAATAGAAAAAATAATACTCAATGAAGAGAAAGGCTTGGATTATGTAAAGAAATATTTTTTAGTGAATACGAAAAAAGGGAAAGTATTAAATATGAGAGATTTAGATACCACGATGGAAAATTTTAATTATCTGGAAGCAAATACTATGAAGATGGAAATCATACCAAGCGAAATTCCCAATCACTCCATAATAATCTTAAAAAATGAAAGAAAAGAAAAATTTACCATATCCATTCTTAGCAATAATTATGGCGAAGATAGACAAAATGCGATTTGGAGAGGAGGAGTATCCGTGAATATAGATAGTCCTTTAGGAATAGGGGATAGGCTATACTTCTCTTATATGACAGTTCATAAAAAGAAGCCAGATAGATCTTGGAAGAAAAGCGCAGAAACTCTGAAACCAGGAGAAATTTTACCAATAGGCCCAAAAGGCTATGATCCTTCCAAGGGAGATATTTTGCCCTATAAAAGAATATTAGACATATACAATTTAAGATATATCATGAAATTTCAGGATTATACTTTCACAGTGGGATCCAGCAGGACAGAAAAAGAAAGTAGTTTTTA containing:
- a CDS encoding ShlB/FhaC/HecB family hemolysin secretion/activation protein encodes the protein MKKIEIFLFLVISVLAFSNSFDEQEEKRTILRQEQRLEQERAQKEFEKREKNVNQFKAESTDRKESVGDEMKFHISKINLEDNENLFHEIEKENILKKYLHRDLGSTEITNLITELTNRLIAKGYITSLATISENNDVRTKTLNLKIIPGKIEKIILNEEKGLDYVKKYFLVNTKKGKVLNMRDLDTTMENFNYLEANTMKMEIIPSEIPNHSIIILKNERKEKFTISILSNNYGEDRQNAIWRGGVSVNIDSPLGIGDRLYFSYMTVHKKKPDRSWKKSAETLKPGEILPIGPKGYDPSKGDILPYKRILDIYNLRYIMKFQDYTFTVGSSRTEKESSFYTGNTIYDFSSISDTFSINLDKILWRNQKSKLSLGVGLKKRHNENYLETATLSKRILSIGDISFNGNTIFWRGLLGVSIGYERGLRALGAESDKGKVATTPKAEFNKYTLNVNYYKPIQQKVVYRLNISAAYSNDVLYGSEKQSIGGVGSVGGYHRTGNIQGEKAIEIENEFSYRLVNSAKIGNVSPYISYSYGAVNNNKNYSKYAKGYMSGAIIGLRYHMKYFDFDIAYAKPLTHSSYLKPKNREIYFSAAFKFKF
- a CDS encoding autotransporter-associated N-terminal domain-containing protein, which gives rise to MVKNQLREVEKNLRWIAKRNRNISFSIGLVLLYVMLGMNAFAQEVNATIATKQEIGLSTDRLSEMLRRIKEENSKKLKGTQLELVQLMEQGDQVVKSPWASWQFGMNYMYNNWSKAYKGRGDKAKKYPYEGIFTRSNDLFLRFVSPDSDAYTEYTALSTENFAHPATTSAIKKQRKNYGLEEVTILQEPIRKIELAASVKPKEIVKNPVTVIPPKMVVNPVMPLNTPREPNPPTPPVIAIEKFNPVAPDPITVSLPTPPTFNIKLGSYRNYMRQLTLGNTDGGRHTGDGLSYDTSNDKIVTATDLGTPTVVYAWKSPSSYVAGANFDSALLKVFFDYTNFSSGNGGKTARVEGDITIDSIRGNIVDSDTTARPWNNQAFLVGGSRVATLDNATKNGATIVNVGTVNLVGPLVVGYEIQNDDVGRKKREIRNEGTITDKAEEGYRGIEGLGGLKVENDPTNPPTNPNELELELFLAPNLGGNLTGVFNQPGTGINLKRTKDIHNSDGTVTKGGYLGYKIGLILTHEYDDPSPSEDLYKLANASGGKISFTGKNSIGIQVFAPPKSSPNTKIEVENAGNMNLAGTGSYGLKVSSRILPESKIENKSGGKIIISGGNGQENSLSSGIAIIEDKVMSTNKSIRAYKDMIINKGTINVSGGQGNTGMVLITKANDNITNDTTGTINVTRTKNIGMRVDLGTVNTDDTGSLTPEAINKGTINITAGDQNIGMVANKKDISGNKAVAMNTNSIRFFGEASKAIGMFASSGGEIVNNKDIKYDTTDLLETIGVVVNDKDSIGKNTGDISLNGTRVTGVYNRGSFEMTDGSITTSGAKSISLYSSGVNSKTEIKNGKIRAEGGALGLFADNNATVQLGDSADVNKKVVLEADGAGTLLFYNYTKSGTTYTSDGKFKINNENVVTGKLINGATAFYFKDTTPGKGSGQTSDKLNAMFNGSNNNKIKLELDDKSTLFVLDNTNPNTDYIPLSSVDINSINDFLGKNVEINTSLSSRNFKAYKATKASLSINSDIDLDNHSSTTIDKYYRVDFMNSNVRVETGKKITGSDSSIRDIAIAQANFDSATRNDSVKVTNKGNIEFSKKGATGIVVDYAQGINEGTIKMDAANSTGENSIAMFGASGSKLENTTNGTIELGTNGVGIWGANKISSSILTWSKNIDIANAGKIKGINGKSGIFGIYANNDITTHSGATSILSHSGTIDLSQNIKSTGIFMKNGILTSTGNIFVKEASVAVNATDSTVNVSGGTYIVGKESLGFKLTATSSGTLPVFNGIGGNINMTESGSVAYLLEGGTYNSGLGNNFIDNLALTSTNGYTYINVKNATLNYRNTKAINNDETIFVNSNTTILELMNGTNLSSTKQKVTGIYATNGGSVDNAGKITLIGDNSSAMYATKDTITNVSTSLKNKNTGNIEVGKNGSAMYAIGSNAENEGMMTVGSGSVGMRTEGGILQNKLSGSISSTGVKVLGMSQSTGGNITNEGVITLTGDQSIGMQSEKATISGHEIKNTGSITVGDSSSATTPSIGIYSANDINSKIINSKKVIAGNKSIGIYGKEIELGANSETSAGDAGIAVYSNKGLVTIQNVAKLKIGKSLGENQEGVAVYLAGDAQNLESKTSTVTIGNGSFGYVMTGQGNTITTGLLGNTEVISLGKDSMFLYSADKTGSITNYNHLKSIGDKNYGLYVSGAAENKGNIDFSVGIGNVGIYSYLKGAIAGTKPGLVQNYGEIKVSKSDISDPNHRKYGIGMAAGFTEEEPIGSGTKVLRGTGNIKNEVGGVIKVTDENSIGMYATGKGSVAENAGRIELSGNNRNIGMFIEEGAEGINTGTITTVGSGNKKQIGIAVMSGGILDNRGNIHIDAEDGYGILLAGAIIKNYGTFEITPEKYAEDKAGVENVLNFNQITAGSGAQKLKIIGATDMTKEMGDMGLDKIKIDAPAGIANATITVNGVVQKPVIADVQAIPNRVPNKIPTSSVGMYVDTSGINYTKPITNIGKLVGLTEADLIIGTEATNYTNGKYIQLSQEMIEPYNDMIRTSGIEKWSIYSGALTWMASITQLPDFSIRNAYLAKIPYTVFANDKNTTRDIYNFADGLEQRYGVEKIGARENQLFQKLNRIGNNEEILLHQAYDEMMGHQYANVQQRIQATSSILDKELKYLKKEWDTKSKDSNKIKAFGMQGEYKTNTAGVMDYSSHAQGVAYLHEKETVQLGNTTGWYAGLIHHEFKFKDIGKSKEEMLQAKWGVFKSTAFDHNNSLNWTISGEMFVGRNRMHRRYLVVDEIFHAKSRYWTYGLALTNEVSKTFRTSESTFVKPYGELKVEYGRFQKIKEKNGEVRLEVKANDYYSVKPEIGVEAGYKHDLSTRGALTARVGVSYSNELGRVAKGKNQARVAYTNADWFHIRGEKEDRRGSLSTDLNLGLENERYGITANIGYDSKGKNKRAGLGLRVIF